The Thermobispora bispora DSM 43833 genome window below encodes:
- a CDS encoding DUF4191 domain-containing protein, whose protein sequence is MAKDAATPGRIQQLKLVAQIIQRVNPKGMPIVFASMLGTLALFVILGVIFSWVWILTGVFVAIAVGMVVFGRFAQSAQYKLLRGQPGATYAVLQSLRGRWYVEERPVAVNRDQDVVFRVVGHPGVILVSEGPPHRVARMLAAEKKRVQRVALDVPIYDIQCGDAEGQVPLEKLQRQLMKLPRNLKKAAVYEVNNRMRALAPTVPIPKGPLPKGVRLPRGAKLPRGRMR, encoded by the coding sequence ATGGCGAAAGACGCTGCGACACCAGGACGCATCCAGCAGCTCAAGCTGGTCGCCCAGATCATCCAGCGGGTCAACCCCAAGGGCATGCCGATCGTCTTCGCCTCGATGCTCGGCACCCTGGCGCTCTTCGTGATCCTGGGCGTGATCTTCAGCTGGGTATGGATCCTGACCGGCGTCTTCGTCGCCATCGCGGTCGGCATGGTGGTCTTCGGGCGGTTCGCCCAGTCGGCGCAGTACAAGCTGCTCCGCGGGCAGCCCGGCGCCACCTACGCCGTGCTGCAGAGCCTGCGGGGACGGTGGTACGTCGAGGAGCGGCCCGTCGCGGTCAACCGTGACCAGGACGTGGTGTTCCGCGTCGTCGGGCACCCCGGGGTGATCCTCGTCTCCGAGGGACCGCCGCACCGGGTGGCGCGGATGCTCGCCGCTGAGAAGAAGCGGGTGCAGCGCGTCGCCCTGGACGTGCCGATCTACGACATCCAGTGCGGCGACGCCGAGGGCCAGGTGCCGCTCGAGAAGCTCCAGCGGCAGCTGATGAAGCTCCCCCGCAACCTGAAGAAGGCGGCCGTCTACGAGGTCAACAACCGGATGCGGGCGCTCGCGCCCACCGTCCCGATCCCCAAGGGCCCGCTGCCCAAGGGCGTACGGCTGCCGCGCGGCGCCAAGCTCCCGCGGGGCCGGATGCGCTGA
- the glnA gene encoding type I glutamate--ammonia ligase: protein MFNSADDVLKFIRDEGVQFIDVRFTDLPGTSHHFTFPVENFGPHIFEEGLMFDGSSIRGFQAIHESDMLLLPDPSTAFIDPFRQHKTLAIYFFVHDPLTREPYTRDPRNVARKAEAYLKGTGIADTVYFGPEAEFYIFDDVRFETKQNAGYYFIDSIEGAWNTGKASEGGNLGYKPRYKGGYFPVPPMDHFTDLRSEMVRLLIDAGIEVEMQHHEVGTAGQAEIDFRFGTLLKTADNLMTYKYIIKNAAIRRGHTVTFMPKPIFGDNGSGMHCHQSLWKDGEPLFYDEVGYAQLSDTARYYIGGLLKHAPSLLAFTNPTVNSYHRLVPGYEAPVNLVYSQRNRSACVRIPITGSNPKAKRIEFRVPDPSCNPYFAFAAMLMAGLDGIRNKIEPPEPIDKDLYELPPEEARNIPQVPGSLDEVLKNLEEDHDYLLEGGVFTPDLIETWISYKRANEIDPIRLRPHPHEFELYFDV from the coding sequence GTGTTCAACTCCGCCGACGACGTCCTCAAGTTCATCCGGGACGAAGGGGTGCAGTTCATCGACGTCCGGTTCACGGACCTGCCGGGGACGTCGCACCACTTCACCTTCCCGGTGGAGAACTTCGGCCCGCACATCTTCGAGGAAGGCCTGATGTTCGACGGGTCGTCGATCCGCGGCTTCCAGGCCATCCACGAGTCGGACATGCTGCTGCTGCCCGACCCGTCCACGGCCTTCATCGACCCGTTCCGCCAGCACAAGACGCTGGCGATCTACTTCTTCGTCCACGACCCCCTCACCCGCGAGCCGTACACGCGTGACCCCCGCAACGTCGCGCGTAAGGCGGAGGCGTACCTCAAGGGCACGGGCATCGCCGACACGGTGTACTTCGGCCCTGAGGCGGAGTTCTACATCTTCGACGACGTCCGGTTCGAGACCAAGCAGAACGCCGGCTACTACTTCATCGACTCCATCGAGGGCGCGTGGAACACCGGTAAGGCCTCCGAGGGCGGCAACCTCGGTTACAAGCCGCGGTACAAGGGCGGCTACTTCCCGGTCCCGCCGATGGACCACTTCACCGACCTGCGCTCCGAGATGGTGCGGCTGCTGATCGACGCGGGCATCGAGGTCGAGATGCAGCACCACGAGGTCGGCACCGCCGGGCAGGCCGAGATCGACTTCAGGTTCGGCACGCTGCTCAAGACGGCCGACAACCTGATGACGTACAAGTACATCATCAAGAACGCGGCCATCCGGCGCGGGCACACGGTGACGTTCATGCCGAAGCCGATCTTCGGGGACAACGGCTCGGGCATGCACTGCCACCAGTCGCTCTGGAAGGACGGCGAGCCGCTCTTCTACGACGAGGTCGGCTACGCGCAGCTCTCCGACACCGCGCGGTACTACATCGGCGGCCTGCTCAAGCACGCCCCCTCGCTGCTCGCCTTCACCAACCCGACGGTGAACTCCTACCACCGTCTGGTGCCGGGCTACGAGGCGCCGGTCAACCTGGTCTACTCCCAGCGCAACCGGTCCGCGTGCGTGCGGATCCCGATCACCGGCTCGAACCCGAAGGCCAAGCGGATCGAGTTCCGGGTGCCGGACCCGTCCTGCAACCCGTACTTCGCGTTCGCCGCGATGCTCATGGCGGGCCTGGACGGCATCCGCAACAAGATCGAGCCGCCGGAGCCGATCGACAAGGACCTGTACGAGCTGCCGCCGGAGGAGGCGCGCAACATCCCGCAGGTTCCGGGCTCGCTCGACGAGGTGCTGAAGAACCTCGAGGAGGACCACGACTACCTGCTCGAGGGCGGTGTCTTCACCCCGGACCTGATCGAGACCTGGATCTCCTACAAGCGGGCGAACGAGATCGACCCGATCCGGCTGCGTCCGCACCCGCACGAGTTCGAGCTGTACTTCGACGTCTGA
- a CDS encoding bifunctional [glutamine synthetase] adenylyltransferase/[glutamine synthetase]-adenylyl-L-tyrosine phosphorylase: MRAASRIQTTAGRLAALGFADGARAERLLTELGPEAHGDLELLGELLRAADPDLALLSLTRLAESDPGVLRALRESPLLRRRVIGILGLSAALGDHLARHPGSLEAVRPADRLTGSQMRAELLRAVGADPKSDEPVAGLTGGAALDALRIAYRGRLCHIAGRDASGEAGLEETCAALSDLAAAALEAALAVARAETPGATEARLAVIGMGKCGARELNYISDVDVIFVAEPKEGADETKALQIATRLAQSLMHACSATTPEGSLWTVDANLRPEGKNGPLVRTLESHLAYYRRWAKTWEFQALLKARPVAGDPDLGRRYAAAVGDMVWQAAARDGFVEDVQAMRRRVAAHAESTAPGGRADRQIKLGPGGLRDIEFAVQLLQLVHGRTDPALRHRATLPALAALSRGGYVGREDAKALAEAYRFLRRVEHMLQLHRLRRTHVVPSDPAALRRLGRGLGMTTDPEGEFTATWKRHSFQVRRLHEKLFYRPLLQAVARLPESEVRLTPEAAKARLEALGYADPEGALRHIAALTTGLSRRAAIQRTLLPVMLGWFADAPDPDAGLLGFRQVSDRLGTTPWYLRLLRDETVVAERLARLLGTSRYVTGLLLHAPEAVAMLGSPDDLAPRPASALAAEAASVVDRYREDAENAVAAVRALRRRELLRTACADLLGLIDIEKVGEVLSTLNDVSIQAALDVAIHKLTAERGRPFPTRLTVIAMGRLGGYECSYASDADVMFVHEPLPGAAEREAAEAAHAAAEETRRLLAMPTPDPPLHLDADLRPEGRQGPLVRTLAAYRAYYERWSSPWEAQALLRARYCAGDAALAEEFLALADRLRYPVEGVPSADLLQIRRLKARMEAERLPRGADPTMHTKLGRGGLSDVEWTAQLIQLRHAAAVPALRTTRTLEALRAAAGAGLLDPADERVLADAWRFASRIRDAIMLVRGRPSDSIPTGVKERAMIARALGYPPDGSEEFVDDYRRITRRARQVMERIFYEG, translated from the coding sequence GTGAGGGCGGCGTCTCGGATCCAGACCACCGCAGGACGCCTCGCCGCACTGGGGTTCGCGGACGGCGCCCGGGCCGAGCGGCTGCTGACCGAGCTCGGCCCGGAGGCGCACGGCGATCTCGAGCTCCTCGGCGAGCTGCTCCGGGCCGCGGACCCTGATCTCGCGCTCCTTTCGCTCACCCGGCTGGCTGAGTCCGACCCGGGCGTCCTGCGCGCCCTGCGCGAATCCCCGCTGCTCCGCCGCCGGGTCATCGGCATCCTCGGCCTCAGCGCGGCCCTCGGCGACCACCTCGCCCGGCACCCCGGGTCGCTGGAGGCGGTACGGCCCGCCGACCGGCTCACCGGCTCACAGATGCGCGCCGAGCTGCTCCGCGCGGTCGGCGCCGACCCCAAGTCCGACGAGCCCGTCGCCGGCCTGACCGGCGGTGCGGCCCTCGACGCGCTCCGCATCGCCTACCGGGGCAGGCTGTGCCACATCGCCGGGCGGGACGCCAGCGGGGAGGCGGGCCTGGAGGAGACCTGCGCCGCGCTCTCCGACCTCGCCGCCGCGGCGCTCGAGGCCGCCCTCGCCGTGGCCCGCGCGGAGACCCCCGGCGCCACCGAGGCGCGCCTCGCCGTGATCGGCATGGGCAAGTGCGGCGCCCGGGAGCTCAACTACATCTCCGACGTCGATGTGATCTTCGTCGCGGAGCCGAAGGAGGGCGCCGACGAGACCAAGGCCCTGCAGATCGCGACCCGGCTCGCCCAGAGCCTGATGCACGCCTGCTCGGCGACCACCCCCGAGGGCTCCCTGTGGACCGTGGACGCGAACCTGCGCCCCGAGGGCAAGAACGGCCCGCTGGTCCGGACCCTGGAGAGCCACCTCGCCTACTACCGCCGCTGGGCCAAGACCTGGGAGTTCCAGGCCCTGCTCAAGGCGCGGCCGGTCGCGGGCGACCCCGACCTCGGCCGGCGGTACGCCGCCGCGGTCGGCGACATGGTCTGGCAGGCGGCGGCGCGGGACGGTTTCGTGGAAGACGTGCAGGCGATGCGCCGCCGGGTCGCCGCGCACGCGGAGTCGACCGCCCCGGGCGGCCGGGCCGACCGGCAGATCAAGCTCGGGCCCGGCGGCCTGCGGGACATCGAGTTCGCCGTGCAGCTCCTCCAGCTCGTGCACGGCCGCACCGACCCCGCCCTGCGCCACCGGGCCACGCTCCCCGCGCTCGCCGCGCTCTCCCGGGGCGGGTACGTGGGGCGCGAGGACGCCAAGGCGCTCGCCGAGGCGTACCGCTTCCTCCGCCGGGTCGAGCACATGCTCCAGCTCCACCGGCTCCGCCGTACCCACGTGGTCCCGTCGGACCCGGCCGCGCTGCGCCGGCTCGGCCGGGGACTCGGCATGACCACCGACCCCGAAGGGGAGTTCACCGCCACCTGGAAGCGCCACTCCTTCCAGGTGCGGCGGCTCCACGAGAAGCTCTTCTACCGGCCGCTGCTGCAGGCGGTGGCGCGCCTGCCGGAGTCGGAGGTCCGGCTCACCCCCGAGGCGGCGAAGGCCCGGCTCGAGGCGCTCGGCTACGCCGACCCCGAGGGCGCGCTGCGCCACATCGCCGCGCTCACCACCGGGCTGTCCCGGCGCGCCGCGATCCAGCGCACCCTGCTCCCGGTCATGCTCGGGTGGTTCGCCGACGCCCCGGACCCCGACGCCGGCCTGCTCGGCTTCCGGCAGGTGAGCGACCGGCTCGGCACCACGCCCTGGTACCTGCGGCTGCTCCGCGACGAGACGGTGGTCGCCGAACGGCTCGCCCGGCTGCTCGGCACCAGCCGCTACGTGACCGGGCTCCTGCTGCACGCCCCCGAGGCGGTCGCCATGCTCGGCTCGCCGGACGACCTCGCGCCGCGGCCCGCCTCGGCCCTCGCCGCCGAGGCCGCGTCCGTGGTCGACCGGTACCGGGAGGACGCGGAGAACGCGGTGGCCGCGGTCCGCGCCCTGCGCCGCCGGGAGCTGCTGCGCACCGCCTGCGCCGACCTGCTCGGGCTGATCGACATCGAGAAGGTCGGTGAGGTCCTCTCCACGCTCAACGACGTGTCGATCCAGGCCGCCCTCGACGTGGCGATCCACAAGCTCACCGCGGAGCGGGGCAGGCCGTTCCCCACCCGGCTCACCGTGATCGCCATGGGCCGGCTCGGCGGCTACGAGTGCTCGTACGCGAGCGACGCCGACGTGATGTTCGTGCACGAGCCCCTGCCGGGGGCGGCCGAACGGGAGGCCGCCGAGGCCGCCCATGCCGCGGCCGAGGAGACCCGCCGGCTGCTCGCCATGCCCACCCCGGATCCGCCGCTCCACCTCGACGCCGACCTGCGCCCCGAGGGACGGCAGGGGCCGCTGGTCCGCACGCTCGCCGCCTACCGGGCCTACTACGAGCGGTGGTCGTCACCGTGGGAGGCCCAGGCCCTGTTGCGGGCGAGGTACTGCGCCGGGGACGCCGCGCTCGCCGAGGAGTTCCTCGCGCTCGCCGACCGGCTGCGCTACCCGGTGGAGGGCGTGCCGAGCGCGGACCTGCTCCAGATCCGCCGGCTCAAGGCCCGGATGGAGGCCGAGCGGCTGCCGCGCGGCGCCGACCCCACGATGCACACCAAGCTCGGCCGCGGCGGGCTCTCCGACGTCGAATGGACCGCCCAGCTCATCCAGCTCAGGCACGCGGCCGCCGTGCCCGCGCTGCGCACCACGCGGACGCTCGAGGCGCTCCGCGCCGCGGCCGGGGCCGGCCTGCTCGACCCGGCCGACGAGCGGGTGCTCGCGGACGCCTGGCGGTTCGCCTCCCGGATCCGGGACGCCATCATGCTCGTGCGCGGCCGGCCCTCCGACAGCATCCCCACCGGGGTCAAGGAGCGCGCGATGATCGCCCGGGCGCTCGGCTACCCGCCGGACGGGTCGGAGGAGTTCGTCGACGACTACCGCCGGATCACCCGCCGGGCGCGCCAGGTCATGGAGCGGATCTTCTACGAGGGGTGA
- a CDS encoding peptidase E: protein MSRIGQSHIVAIGGGSFRPSKRHGVVEPTALLRYVLDLTGQDRPKLGLVATAVGDDSDWLLKMYTAFGRWDVEVSHLALFPMPNVDDPREWILEQDAIYVCGGSVANLMALWRLHGLDEAFAEAWREGVVLSGQSAGALCWHVGGNTDSFGPTLRVWADGLGLLPYSCGVHYNSEPQRRPLLHASVASGELPGGYAADEGVALHYVGTEFIQAVSVDPNGYAYRIEREGEGVKEFRIEPRLLTSTLEP from the coding sequence ATGAGCCGAATCGGGCAGTCTCACATCGTCGCCATCGGGGGCGGCTCCTTCCGCCCGTCGAAGCGGCACGGGGTGGTGGAGCCGACCGCGCTCCTCCGCTACGTGCTCGACCTCACCGGCCAGGACCGGCCGAAGCTCGGCCTGGTCGCCACCGCCGTGGGGGACGACTCGGACTGGCTGCTGAAGATGTACACCGCCTTCGGCCGGTGGGACGTGGAGGTGAGCCACCTCGCCCTCTTCCCCATGCCGAACGTCGACGACCCCCGGGAGTGGATCCTGGAGCAGGACGCCATCTACGTGTGCGGCGGCAGCGTGGCGAACCTCATGGCGCTCTGGCGGCTGCACGGGCTCGACGAGGCCTTCGCCGAGGCGTGGCGGGAGGGCGTCGTGCTCTCCGGGCAGAGCGCCGGTGCCCTGTGCTGGCACGTCGGCGGCAACACGGACTCGTTCGGCCCCACGCTCCGGGTCTGGGCCGACGGGCTCGGCCTGCTCCCCTACTCCTGCGGGGTGCACTACAACTCCGAGCCGCAGCGCCGGCCGCTGCTCCACGCGTCGGTGGCCTCCGGTGAGCTGCCCGGCGGGTACGCGGCCGACGAGGGCGTGGCGCTCCACTACGTGGGGACCGAGTTCATCCAGGCGGTCTCCGTGGACCCGAACGGGTACGCCTACCGGATCGAGCGCGAGGGCGAGGGAGTGAAGGAGTTCCGTATCGAGCCCCGGCTCCTCACGTCTACCCTGGAGCCGTGA
- a CDS encoding class I SAM-dependent methyltransferase — MRVMRRPITRAETARANRAWWDGAADDYQREHGEFLRDAGFIWCPEGLDEAEARLLGDVAGRRVLEVGCGAGQCGRWLTGQGATVVGVDLSYRQLQHSRRIDLATGARLPVVQGDAEFLPFRDESFDLACSAYGALPFVADAGAVLREVRRVLKPGGRFVFSVSHPIRWAFPDDPGPRGLTADRSYFDRTPYVECSADGVPTYAEHHRTMGDWVGLIVSAGLVLTGLIEPEWPDGHERIWGGWSPLRGRLIPGTAIFQCLRP, encoded by the coding sequence ATGCGGGTGATGCGGCGGCCGATCACCCGCGCCGAGACCGCGCGCGCGAACCGCGCCTGGTGGGACGGTGCGGCCGACGACTACCAGCGCGAGCACGGCGAGTTCCTCCGCGACGCCGGCTTCATCTGGTGCCCGGAGGGCCTCGACGAGGCGGAGGCCCGCCTGCTCGGGGACGTCGCGGGCCGGCGCGTCCTCGAGGTGGGGTGCGGGGCCGGGCAGTGCGGCCGGTGGCTCACCGGCCAGGGCGCCACGGTGGTCGGCGTCGACCTGTCGTACCGCCAGCTCCAGCACTCCCGGCGCATCGACCTCGCCACCGGTGCGCGGCTGCCGGTGGTCCAGGGCGACGCGGAGTTCCTGCCGTTCCGCGACGAGTCCTTCGACCTGGCGTGCTCGGCCTACGGCGCGCTGCCGTTCGTCGCGGACGCCGGTGCCGTGCTCCGCGAGGTGCGCCGGGTGCTCAAGCCGGGCGGCCGCTTCGTGTTCTCGGTGAGCCACCCGATCCGGTGGGCGTTCCCCGACGACCCCGGCCCGCGCGGCCTCACCGCGGACCGCTCGTACTTCGACCGCACGCCCTACGTCGAGTGCTCCGCCGACGGGGTGCCCACGTACGCGGAGCACCACCGGACCATGGGCGACTGGGTGGGGTTGATCGTGTCCGCGGGCCTGGTGCTCACCGGGCTGATCGAGCCGGAGTGGCCGGACGGCCACGAGCGGATCTGGGGCGGGTGGAGCCCGCTCCGCGGCCGCCTCATCCCGGGCACCGCGATCTTCCAGTGCCTGCGGCCGTGA
- the lipB gene encoding lipoyl(octanoyl) transferase LipB translates to MNRLAIVRMGVDVPYEQAWSLQRSLHRRRVAGEITDVCLMLEHAPVYTAGKRTLPHERPTDGTPVIDVDRGGKITWHGPGQLVAYPIIRIDDITAYIRRLEDVLIQVCADFGLAAHRIEGRGGVWVPGDPAHGLPDRRLGTIGIRVSRGVTMHGFALNCVNDLSWYNRITMAEDGDAGVTSLSAETGRRITVEEVIPFAAKRLAEALGAEPYDLYEEDLVT, encoded by the coding sequence GTGAACCGGTTGGCGATCGTCCGTATGGGCGTCGACGTTCCCTACGAGCAGGCCTGGAGCCTGCAGCGGTCATTGCACCGCCGCCGGGTGGCCGGCGAGATCACGGATGTGTGCCTCATGCTGGAGCACGCACCCGTCTACACGGCCGGGAAGCGCACGCTGCCGCACGAGCGGCCCACCGACGGCACCCCGGTGATCGACGTCGACCGGGGCGGGAAGATCACCTGGCACGGCCCCGGCCAGCTCGTCGCCTATCCGATCATCCGGATCGACGACATCACCGCCTACATCCGCCGGCTGGAGGACGTCCTCATCCAGGTCTGCGCCGATTTCGGGCTCGCGGCGCACCGGATCGAGGGGCGCGGCGGGGTCTGGGTCCCCGGCGACCCGGCCCACGGCCTGCCCGACCGCCGGCTCGGCACGATCGGCATCCGGGTCTCCCGGGGCGTCACCATGCACGGGTTCGCGCTCAACTGCGTCAACGACCTGAGCTGGTACAACCGGATCACCATGGCCGAGGACGGGGACGCCGGGGTCACCTCCCTCTCCGCGGAGACCGGCCGGCGGATCACCGTCGAGGAGGTCATCCCGTTCGCGGCCAAGCGGCTCGCCGAGGCGCTCGGCGCCGAGCCGTACGACCTTTACGAGGAGGATTTAGTCACGTAA
- a CDS encoding RDD family protein, with the protein MSDRQPRWTQTWIYGARAHLDLGYPGERLGLPEEGSGAVAGWGRRLAAVLLDWLLCTWAIAGGLLQLERTDAGLIGLGVFALENIVLVGTLGMTLGMRIFRIRVAALNGGRPSFGAVVLRTLLLCLAVPALILDRDRRGLHDRAARTVVVNL; encoded by the coding sequence ATGAGCGACCGGCAGCCGCGATGGACACAGACCTGGATCTACGGGGCCCGGGCCCACCTCGACCTCGGCTACCCAGGTGAGCGCCTGGGCCTGCCCGAGGAGGGGAGCGGCGCGGTCGCCGGATGGGGCCGCAGGCTCGCCGCCGTGCTGCTCGACTGGCTGCTGTGCACGTGGGCGATCGCGGGCGGGCTGCTTCAGCTCGAGCGGACCGACGCCGGCCTGATCGGGCTCGGCGTGTTCGCGCTCGAGAACATCGTGCTCGTCGGCACGCTCGGCATGACCCTCGGGATGCGGATCTTCCGGATCCGGGTGGCCGCCCTCAACGGCGGCCGGCCCTCCTTCGGGGCCGTGGTGCTGCGCACCCTGCTGCTCTGCCTCGCCGTACCGGCGCTCATCCTGGACCGGGACCGCCGGGGCCTGCACGACCGTGCGGCCCGGACCGTCGTCGTCAACCTCTGA
- the lipA gene encoding lipoyl synthase, which yields MTVTPEGRKLLRVEVRNSQTPIEKKPPWIKTRLRNGPNYNEIKNLVRDAGLHTVCQEAGCPNISECWEDREATFLIGGDQCTRRCDFCQIDTGKPAEYDQDEPRRVAESVRAMGLRYATVTGVARDDLPDGGAWLYAETARQIHALVPGCGVELLVPDFNGRRELLEEVFSARPEVFAHNIETVPRIFKRIRPAFRYERSLQVISMAKEAGLVTKSNLILGMGEEREEISQALRDLRAAGCDLVTITQYLRPSPRHHPVARWVKPEEFVELKQEAEELGFAGVMSGPLVRSSYRAGRLYQQAIATRVP from the coding sequence GTGACGGTAACCCCGGAAGGCCGCAAGCTCCTTCGGGTGGAGGTCCGGAACAGCCAGACCCCCATCGAGAAGAAGCCGCCGTGGATCAAGACGCGGCTGCGCAACGGCCCGAACTACAACGAGATCAAGAACCTGGTCCGCGACGCCGGTCTGCACACGGTCTGCCAGGAGGCCGGCTGCCCGAACATCTCCGAGTGCTGGGAGGACCGCGAGGCCACCTTCCTCATCGGCGGCGATCAGTGCACCCGGCGGTGTGACTTCTGCCAGATCGACACCGGCAAGCCCGCCGAGTACGACCAGGACGAGCCCCGGCGCGTCGCCGAGTCGGTCCGCGCCATGGGCCTGCGGTACGCCACGGTGACCGGTGTCGCCCGCGACGACCTGCCCGACGGCGGCGCCTGGCTGTACGCGGAGACCGCGCGGCAGATCCACGCGCTGGTGCCGGGCTGCGGCGTCGAGCTGCTGGTGCCGGACTTCAACGGGCGCCGGGAGCTGCTCGAGGAGGTCTTCTCCGCCCGGCCCGAGGTCTTCGCGCACAACATCGAGACCGTGCCGCGGATCTTCAAGCGGATCCGGCCCGCGTTCCGGTACGAGCGCTCGCTCCAGGTGATCAGCATGGCCAAGGAGGCCGGGCTGGTCACGAAGTCGAACCTGATCCTCGGCATGGGCGAGGAGCGCGAGGAGATCAGCCAGGCGCTGCGGGACCTGCGCGCCGCCGGCTGCGACCTGGTGACGATCACCCAGTACCTGCGGCCGAGCCCGCGGCACCATCCGGTGGCCCGCTGGGTGAAGCCCGAGGAGTTCGTCGAGCTCAAGCAGGAGGCCGAGGAGCTGGGCTTCGCCGGGGTGATGTCCGGGCCGTTGGTCCGGTCGTCGTACCGCGCCGGCCGGCTCTACCAGCAGGCGATCGCGACCCGCGTACCGTAA